GGGTTGGGAATTGTCTTGAAGGAAGGGATGGAGAAATGTGGTGGGATGACTGTGTGTGGGAGGATAGTGGGCAGGGAAactgttttgtttttgttttatttatttatttttatttatgcttTCTTTTGCAACATTACCTTTTAAACAAGTAATCGGTTATCCCAGTTTACTCCAAGCAAACACCCCTCAAAATTcgaattattcatagttaatccaTAGATTAGATTATTATAGGGAAATCATGAAAAGGTAGGATTACTGTAAGTAATTTTTCcatagttttattttaatttaacttgtaattttttagataaatatattaattggttttaatttttttgcttaCAAATAGAGTTTACTATCAACATAAGAGAAAATGATGCGGCATATGGAGAAGCACATTGTAGTACTATAGTGATATACTAATATGGTAAGGACTCATTACCAAAATTACTTTTGACATTGTGCTATATAAATCTGCACTTCTCCATAGGTAACCAGTTGGCAACAATTTTTAGGTGATGATTCATTAGCGATAGCCATTTATAAGAACCTACCCTCACTTTTAAAAACTACAAAAGTAAAAGCCTCAAAAACACATAGTATAGCTACACAAAGATGGAAGGCGTGATTTaaggtccaacaaattcacaATCAAGGTTTGACATTGCACAAGAAAATCATTGCAGGTGGTATAGGATGCATCTTACCATAAAGGTTCTGAACAATTAATCATCGATCTCATCCAAGCAAGAAATCCTTCACGTTGCAGAAAATTCCCTTACTATAAGGGTTCCTAAACCTTATATCTGAAAAGGATTGATCTGATCATAGAATGATAACAAAGTTAGGCAGTAACAGGAGTACAATTTCAAGAATTTCTGACTGCAGAAACAGAGAGGCAGATAGGATAAAAAGCCTAGAGTTTGTAAAATTAcctaatgaaggatgaataatgacaTGAAATTCTGGGTATCTTCTCCAATTGATCTGCATTACATTCACATGCCATTTAGGCTCTAAACTATCCATAGAGAAATCAGGCAAAATACAGTGTTTGCAAGCCACGAAAATAATGCTAGTCCAGCTACCCAGCCTTTGATTCTTGCTGAGGTAGAAAACTTACCCATTCTTCAGTTCTTATATTAAAGCACACACAATACACATGCCATGCAAAAAATACCACCTGTAAGCTCACCCGTCAATTATCAgtatcattaaaaaattaaatcaattaacTTCATCATTAATATAGTATTACACATAAAATACACTAACCTGCCAAAGCACTTGAAGCATTAGAAAGTTCATTGTGCTCACAACCAAGTTGTATCGAATCTGTCAAAGCCAAATAATCATAAACAAGTCACGTATTGTACACATGAGCTCTACACTTCCACTTATGCATTGATGACGGAATTCCATGAGAAAATTGGAGGTGAAATGTGTACCTTGGAGCTACTCTGTTTTAGAAGCAAATGTTTGTTGATCCCTAATACCCAGGTAAAAACAAGTCAAATGTCCAGTAAAAAGAGTGGTTTATAGCACTAAAACAATGAACATGAAAATAGAAACTGTAAAGGGATCCACTCCACCCCCATCCCCCTATAACAGCAGAGAGAGATGGAAAACCATAGAACTCAACTCTTGAAACTACTCCATTCAGAacacttacaaaaaataaagatCCTACTATATATTTAGGTACAGGAACCTAGAGCAACTATATAATCTGTTCAAGATCAATCAAGTTTGTAAGAGAGGCGGATATTCAGAAACAGATAAACATAATCATTTAAACTCGCAAAACGCTTACAATGATAAGAAAGCATTGCATATGAAGCCTCAGCCGTTATAAACCCAGCCAAAAGCAACAAGAAAAGTCTGTAATTCTTCTGGCCTACAGATAAGTGAATGGCAAGACTGACATAAATATAACAACGTGGAAGAAAAGTTAAAGTACAAAAATGCTAATTCCTGAAGTTTTGCGAGCCAGTACGATGCAAATGTCAGTAAATATAGAGCAAAATGATGTTTTGACTTCCAACTTCAGGCATTATTGTTACCTATGCAGTTCCCAAAACCGGGGCAATGATGATCAAATCCCATGACATAGGCTTTGCAGCTCCTACAATACCGCGTCCTTCTTGAAGATATAGAAGTCTAAACAAGGAGGGGGAGGGGGGAATCAAAAAGTCATAATCATCCTGCTATGATGGATATTTGGATTTACGAAAGAGCAAAATAGTAATTGTTATATTAGGAGTAACTTGGGGAATAAGTTAGTTTAAGTGGtagttttcttataaataagagGAATTAGAGGCTCATTATCATCATGAATATTGTTAAACACTTGATGGATGGATTTTACTCATTTTAGGAGATCTCAAGCTTCTCAAATTACTTGATCTATCTTTCGTTACTTTGTAATCGTTCTTTAATCATcattttgataatataatttctcttttgtCATTTTATCATTTCAATTTCTATTTTCTTGTTTTACTCCAATTTATCAGTTCATAGCTAACAGTGGTATCAGAACCGGACTCAGAGTGGGTGGCTTGCGGAGTGGGTGGCCTGGAAGAGCCAGCCGTGACCCAACGTAACCGTGACCCAATGCAGCTGTGACCCAACGAGGACGTTGCCCTTATGGAGGGTCGATTGTTATGGTCATTGCAAGGTATGGAACTTGTCCCACATCGGTTGTAAAGTGCAATTGGTGTGGGGTTTATAGGCAAATGGGCTCTCTCACCTAATAGGCTAGTCTTTTGGGTGAGCTTTCCTGTTTGTCCAATAACATTATTGCTATGATCAATATTTGGATTTACAAAAGGGCAAAATAGTAATTGTAATATTAGGAGTAACTTGGGGAATAAGTTAGTTTTAAGTGGtagttttcttataaataagagGAATTAGAGGCTCATTATCATCATGAATATTGTTACACACTTGATGGATGAGTTTTACTCATTTTAGGAGATCTCAAGCTTCTCAAATTGCTTGATCTATCTTTCGTTACTTTGTAATCGTTCTTTAGTCATCAATGTGATAGTATAATTCTCTTTTGTCATTTTATCAtttcaatttctatttttctattttagttcAATTTATCGGTTCATAGCACATCCATCCTCTTCCATATGAAACAACATAGTTTGTGTAGTTTTAAGCTAAATCGTGGGAAGATGTAAACAGAATTAATATACATTTTTATGAACTTTGCAAATGAGAAAAAGACATTAGCCATTGACAAAAGGACATCATGACAAGAGAAAGCAATGTCATGTAACATATTAACTTTCCAAAGAAATGGAAAAAGTAAGTACCGCTTCATTTGAAATTTCCAAGCTAATGCCTTCTGCTTTAGATGATAAGTCCTGTCAACATTTGACATCAAACTTGTTAGGCAAGGTATTTCCTAGATATCATAGGTGGTTTCCACTTTACAACCTCCAAATGTTGCCTGTCTTCTGAAATTGAAGCCTTCATCAAGCTGGCAGGATCCTGGCAAACAAAACCTGGATCACTAGTCAAGATCCTGAAACCAAGTAGTTGTGTAAGGATCACATCGCTGATAAATATCATAAGAAACTGATAGAAAAAGTATTTATACAGATTAAATATATAGAAGAAAGTGGAACTCgaccttaaaaacccaataagaAGGATTGCTAGCTCCATgttcaacaaaatatttaatAGCAATGAAACAGCTGCAAATCATGCCCATCAGAATTTATCAGATGACCTCCAAAACCTCACAGGACTAGTAGATTCACATAACCTTTTATACAAAAGGTATATACCATATGCCTATTTCTTATTGATTATCTGTAGCCTCCATCAAGCAAATAAAAAGTAACATGCAACATACTAGTTTACTCCATGGCATATTATATGTCATTTTCACAAACTATACTAGTTTCATCACTTACCAACACACTACATActtgttagtgccaaaaaacttcCACTTACATACTAATACAAAATTTATTCACAAAATCACAACCTAAatagacacttcattttgaagtatttcattttattgtAAGAATAAAAGCCACTATGCACTAAATTATTCAGCTTCATGGGTTCAAGTCTTATTTCATCACTTAATTTTCCATCAAAAGCCATCAAAAAAAAGTCAGTTCTCCTTGATTTTTTTCCAATCCTTACCTCGACGTCATATTATTATACCTCACcttttaatcaaaattatataattCTTTTCGCCAAAAGAACTAAGAAAATTCCTACAATTCAGCAGAAAGGCTACATACATTCCACCCAACTATGCAGACTTTCTTTAAACCCAATTTTCAAATTGTTAGATGTTTGGTGACTTGAACTAAGTCTAGAATATTGGAAAGAAACAAGTGAAGTGATGATTGAAGGGTTTCCGTCAGCAACGGGCTTAGTTTTGACCAACACTGACATTAATCTCGGTCGAGATTAGTATGAAGAGAAGATAGAACCATTGGAGCTTGGAGTCTCGGGCGAGACTCAAGAAGCCTCGATCGACTGAGAGTCTCGAGCAAGACTGATTCCAGGTTTGATCGAGATTAAAGATTGTGGAACACAGTGACTTTTGGCATGTTGAGTCTCGGGCGAGACTCAAAGAAGGTTCGGTCGAGACTACCCTAGTCTCAATCGAGATCTCGAGTGAGACTCAAAGAAGATTCGGTCAAGACTGGGAGTCTCGGTCAAGACTACTCTATCTCAATTGAGATTGTGCACGACTGCACATATTCTGCACGATTAAATGTGCAGTTATGGTGTGACTAGTTTTCTGACTGCTAAATTGctaattaatctctttgtaattgGGAATTAATATATAAACCCCATTTGCTTAGATTTATGGTAGAAGGAGAGGTATTAATCTAGAAAACCACAAAATAGAGTTTTAGGGAGCAGGATAAAACTATTTTCATCTTGTATTTTGATCTCCTTACATACCGAAATTTTGTTCTAGGTGCCTCGAaactatcacattgatagtgaacctagtgaaccatgttaattgtCAAAGAACACTTCCATCCTCCGCACAATACAAATCATCAACATTTTTCTCAATTCaataatcaaatttaataaaagagagaataatcatcaataccTTGACTAATGACGCTCAGATAAACGAcccaaatgaaaattatatggAACAATACAAAAGCAGGAGCTGAAGCACGAATTTTTAGCAACACCCTAATATATTGAAAAATTCCAAGAGTAATTGAAAAAACTGAAGCTGCAAGAAAAagaataaacaaacaaaaatcaaCAGGTTGGAAAATTTCCCCAAAGGTCAATTAATTGAGATTATTGTTAACGGAAATTGAGTAGAAAACCTGAGATGATGAACTGAGAGAGGAGAGAAGGTAATGGGAAAAAATGAGGGACGAAAATTAGGGCAAGTTGAGTAATTGTGCCGGTAAAGCATGAAATCAAACACCGTATTAGTAATTCTGGCGACCTTCTCCGGTTGCTATTTTCGAGAGGCATCTTGTAATAAAATGCCGGAATAGCATGAGAAAGTAGCACAACATAAATTCTGTCCTATGTACTCGAAGTCTTGAaccatattaaaaagaaaagataaatttttttcgatttgaagaaaaataattaaaaataaaatatattataatattatattttaaatataaaaaaattacaaacaaatcaGTTAAAATGTGTTGCTCAAAACTCTGTCTAATAAGCATCAGTCATCATCCAGTGAAATATGTATAATAGTTGCCCTTGATCCCAAGACCATGAAAGAGAAGAAATCCTAATCACCACCATAAACGGAAGGCAGGACGAAACAACCAGGTCCTTCAGAGGTCCCAGCTCCCTGGAAAATAGCTCCTTGGAGGACCAAGTTTACTCCTCAACTAAGTCCCAAGACGACAAGACTCACAGATGCAACAGGGTCATACCAAAAGGACCCTAACAGAAAGTGAAGAACCTAAACACCTACAGGATGATTGCAACAGAAACGATGACGTGTCAAGAGGCAACTGCAGTCATCGGTAGAAAAGTTGTCAACGCTTGTATAAGGCAAGGCACCACACCTACCTCGTACCCTACTCATATAGGTACACTAGAACACAAGGAGGGGAGCCCATTTTCCTTTCTACTGGTCCCAAGAAAGATTCTCTCAAGGTAAAAACCTAAAATGCCATTAGGGTTTTAGGAGACCTCTCCTCATACCCACTATAAATATACGATGCCATACATCAACAAAGGTATGATAACTTTTTGCACTGAATACCAAACATTCTTCTCTCGGAAAAAGATAACTCTAAACCTTAAAAAGCTACATCATTGATTCTATCATAATCCCTACTGGCTTAATCATCGGAGGAGGACCCCCGAAGGACCCCTCTCCGGCCCTCGTTTGCTACTTTGTGCAGGATATGGAGTGAAATAGCCAGAAAAGCAACTCAAACCTCCCTAATTGTTCATAACCATTGTGAACCCTAAAAAACATTCTCTTCAACTTTGCTGAGAGTGTTAATTGTTCTCTTCACAGCAGAAACACTTCTAATATATAAAAACCATCTAATCCTCAGGGATCATAAAGTTTGATGATTTTACTAAACAATTTTGCTAATTCACTTGAAGTTTGTTCAATATAATTTTGTTGCTCCTAATCATTTCTAGTAAACTTTATTGATGTTAACAAAAATATCtaagaattttttattaacttgAAAATTGAATTACAACTTTGATTAAAGTAACTAGTACAATATTTATTGTGGTTGTTCAATAATTGCATGaatttttgatttgattgttGTGAAGAATTTGCCACATCTTTATATTATGTTTTGAGTTTGCATCTTTGTTAATCAAGTAGATTGCATATTGAATAACTTGTGAAGATGCCTTTACTTGAATGTGTAATCTTCCATTATCTTCAAGAAATCTTTTCTCCTTATGTGACTCAATATAATGATTTGATCCCTTGGCTTTTAGAATCACATTCAAGTGAGTTGTAGTGTTAACAAACATTAGTAATGTTTTGGGATGTAATTCATCAAATGCACTTTTGCTGCATTATGGTTCATGTTATTTGATTGTAGTTCATCAAATGCACCTTTGCTTCATTCAATTtctaagttattattattgttagattGTTGTAGGGTTTCATGCTCTTAGTTTCTCTATGCAATTTTCATTTTCctaattatttactttaaatgCTTCGTATTAGTGTAAAGTATATTTAGAATCATGTTTAGggttttatttgtaattttcatGTTTTGCGAGTAGTTTTATCATCTAGAATTGAGAGGTTGATGCCAATTTTAGTATGAAATGATGTCATTAGATTAGTTGCATGAAATTGATACTATGATTTAATCTATACTTCGTGAGCCTTGGTTTaaacattttattaattttgtcaaTAAAGcgaaagtttgagattaggTGTAATTTTGGATTGAGGTgcatttaagttaaattcataCTCCTACTATTCActttaaatgtcccattttgGTTTTACAACAATATTCATTAATCACTTCACTTATGTGctttgtttttaatctataagttaaaatatactcaagtgagatcttgtttgattcgtcttattttaaattttattaatattaactttttttatagtttttacttaaccccaattagagatatttaagattgaaaacaTGCATTGGCAAATGCgccaaaatcaaatgagacatgTAAAGTGAATAAGAGAGAGTattagtttagccaataaaacgaATTTTTAAGGATTAAAACTAGTAACCTcctaaaaaaatactaataaatataGTGAAAGTTTAAGATTAATTAAATCACTTTTAATCATATAAAGATTGatcattttcttcatttaaGTAGGAAAGTaactaaattttatactagaatCAGATGATTAACTATATCCTAGAttgcttttattaatgtttAAACTAAGATTTTCAGCCTTAGCTTATTTTAGTAATATATTTGAGTAGTTTATTTCTTTGATAGTAGTAgtgttagaaaaaaaaaatcattgttGAAGTAattgtgacttgagtgcacaaattAAGTCTATGCATTGATGTATGCATAGAGATCATGTGGAATCCTATGGGTGTGTTAATGTGTGAGTTAAAGTGGTGTTTAATTGTGTAGTTGAATGCATGAAGTTATGATGGCATTTAGATTCTTAAACATGTGATGTAAATGATGATGTTAATGGGATGATGAATTCACTTAATAAGGAGTTTAGAAGACTAAGAATTTGATTCCATATGAGGTGTCTTGAATAAGGCAATCAGAGAATGCACGTGTCTTGAACAAGCACAGAGTTCAGAAGCATCCAGAAAGTCCTGCATTGAAGTGCTCGAATAAGCAAGGGAAATGCTTGAACGAGCAGTTAGTTCAATGAAGTCAGTGAGTTGTTGTGTGCCGCTTAAACGAGCAGCTTCTTGGCTTAAACGAGTGGCTATCCCAAAATGCCCAGGATTCTCTTTTAGTCGATTGAAGTGCTTAGGGCtgttatattttcattaattcTTA
The sequence above is drawn from the Amaranthus tricolor cultivar Red isolate AtriRed21 chromosome 5, ASM2621246v1, whole genome shotgun sequence genome and encodes:
- the LOC130814306 gene encoding uncharacterized protein LOC130814306, translating into MPLENSNRRRSPELLIRCLISCFTGTITQLALIFVPHFFPLPSLLSQFIISASVFSITLGIFQYIRVLLKIRASAPAFVLFHIIFIWVVYLSVISQAVSLLLNILLNMELAILLIGFLRILTSDPGFVCQDPASLMKASISEDRQHLEDLSSKAEGISLEISNEATSISSRRTRYCRSCKAYVMGFDHHCPGFGNCIGQKNYRLFLLLLAGFITAEASYAMLSYHWINKHLLLKQSSSKIRYNLVVSTMNFLMLQVLWQVVFFAWHVYCVCFNIRTEEWINWRRYPEFHVIIHPSLDQSFSDIRFRNPYSKGIFCNVKDFLLG